Part of the Rhizobium viscosum genome is shown below.
TCGCTTCGTATTCTTCCTTGCTTTCGCCTTCCAGCTGATAGGTCAGGAATTCCACGACCAAAAGCAGGTCCTCGTTGGCGAAATCCTCGATGCGCTTTTTCAAGGTTTCGAGGTTCGCTGTGTTTGCGGCCGGCCTATCCATGCGGAGGTAAACCATGATCTTGCCGCCCGTTGCGCCAAGTTCGCGCACCTTGCGGGCGTCAATCCCGTCGACCATCTTGGAAATGCGATAGCCTTCAGGGGAAACGTCGAAGCCGGAGGCGTCGATACCAATCAGGAGAGCGGTATCGCGGGGCAGGATATCCTTGTCGACGAGATCGGGAACAGCGCAGATAGGATCGACCAGCACGCAGCCTGCCTTGGAGGCCAGGTATAGCGTGATGTCCGCCTTGGTCTCGCCGAGCGTCGCGTTGCTGATTTTCGCCTGTTCTTCCGGCGTCGTAGCAAGTACGGTACGCATGCCGCCGCGCTGGTCGCAGGCGATAACCATCATGGCTCCACTAGCATCGCAAATCTGATGATAGCCGCGGCGCTCTGCGGTGGTCATAGCTGTCATTCTCATTCTCCCTCTGGATCGAGACTTGTGTCGGGGTCGGGTGATTGGGTCTGAACAGGACGCACGTCCTCGTTTCGCGCCATCGCAGGTGTTGGCCTGGCTGGTTCGATGTCAATGTTGAATTGTGATCCGGTTCGGTGTAACTTTCGAAGCCATGTAACACGTTGCAGAAAGGAATTGCAAGCTGCTTCCGCAAACACCACAGGACACGGCATCCCGTGCGACCCTGCATATGGTCGCCAAGCTTCACTACGAAAGCGACATGCCGCAGGTCGAAATCGCCAAGAAGCTAGGCGTTTCCACCGCAACCGTGTCCCGCCTGCTAACCCGGGC
Proteins encoded:
- a CDS encoding tagatose-bisphosphate aldolase, yielding MTAMTTAERRGYHQICDASGAMMVIACDQRGGMRTVLATTPEEQAKISNATLGETKADITLYLASKAGCVLVDPICAVPDLVDKDILPRDTALLIGIDASGFDVSPEGYRISKMVDGIDARKVRELGATGGKIMVYLRMDRPAANTANLETLKKRIEDFANEDLLLVVEFLTYQLEGESKEEYEAKVPSLIVEGSRACLELGSKVLKIPYPGNEEACAEVTKISGDVPWAVLSAGVDHRTFLPQVEAAMKNGASGVIAGRSLWKDCISLDRKVSKEKLSTIAVSRLQDIQNIIRRYRAEKAAA